A window of Bacteroidota bacterium genomic DNA:
TAGCCCTGTGGCAGCAGATGAACAACTGGGTGTATCAGGGCTTTGAGCAGACCTATGCCCGTATAGGCGTACAGTTTGACCAGTACTACCACGAGAGCGACACCTACCTGCTGGGCAAGCAGATTGTGATGGAGGGGCTGGAGAAAGGCATATTCTACCGGCAGGCAGATGGCTCGGTGTGGGTAGACCTGACAGACATAGGCCTGGACCAAAAGCTGCTGCTGCGCAGCGATGGCACCAGCCTGTACATGACCCAGGACCTGGGCAGTGCCGACCTGCGCTACCACGACCACCACATGCACCGCAGCATCTACGTAATAGGCAATGAGCAGGACTACCACATGACGGTGCTGAAAGAGATCCTGAAACGCCTGGGCCGCCCCTATGCCGAGGGTATACACCACCTGAGCTATGGCATGGTAGACCTGCCCAGCGGAAAAATGAAAAGCCGAGAGGGCACCGTGGTGGATGCGGATGAGCTGATAGACGAAATGATAGAAACCGCCCGCACAGCCACCGAAGAGCTGGGCAAAACCGAGGGCATGGAAACAGCCGAGCTGGACAAACTGTACAGCATGCTGGCCCTGGGGGCACTAAAGTACTACCTGCTGAAGGTGGATCCCGGCAAGCGCATGCTCTTCAACCCACAGGAGAGCATCGACTTCAAGGGGCACACAGGCACCTTTATCCAGTACACGCACGCACGCATCCACGGCATACTGCGCAGGGCGCTGGCCGACCGGCCGGGGCTGCTGGCCGAGGCCACCCAGTACGAGGGCCTGAGCCTGCACCCGCTGGAGCGCGAGCTGCTGCACCGCCTGCAGGCCTGGCCACGCCTACTGGCCGAGGCCGCTGCCACCTGCAACCCCGCCCTGGTAGCCCAGTATGCCTACGACCTGAGCCGAGACTACAGCCGCTTCCACTACGAGGTGCCGGTGCTACGTGCCGAGGGGGCCACCCTGGCCCTGCGCGTGCAGCTAAACGCCCAGGTGGCGGCCCACCTGGCCCACGCCCTGGCCCTGCTGGGCATACCTGCCCCCACCCGTATGTAGCGGCCCAGGCCGCCCTGGATGCCTGGCACCGGGTGTATAAGCACACAAAAAGGCCCGCACTATTCGTACGGGCCTTTTTCTTTTAGGCAGCATCTACTAACCAGAGCCTACTGCACGCTCAGCTTGCCGCTGTAGGTGCCACTGGCACCGGCTACCTGTACGCTGTACAGGCCGGGGGCCAGGCTGGGCAGCTGCAGGCTGGTGGTAGTACCACCGGCACTGCTACTTAGGGTAGTGGTGTATACCACGCGGCCCTGTGGGTCGGTCAGCTGCAGGCTGTAGCTGCCGGGGGTGGCCAGGGCTACGGTCAGCTGGCCCTGTGTGGGGTTGGGGTACAGCTGGATGCCGGCGGCGGCTAGGCTGGCGGTGCGGGCGGTGGTACTAGCCACAAAGCTGATGGCGTTGCTCACCTGGTAGTCGCCGTTGGCATCTACGTAGCTGAGGTAGTAAGTGCCGCTGGCATCGGGGGTGAAGGTGGCGCTGGTGGCACCCACTATGGGCTGCAGATTGGCATCCAGCCACTGGATGGTTGCGGTGTTAACGCCTGCCGGAGCGCTGAGGCTATTGCTGCCAGCTGTTTGAACAACCTGAACGCTGCTGTTTATGGCATATGCGGTGGCTTTCACAGAGGCTACGGCACTCATGCAACCATTGTTGCTCATAATACGGGCGTAGAAAGTCGCCGTCTCACCTGCCTGCAGTGTGTAGGCAGGGCTGGTGGTACCAGGATTGCCGAAACTAGTGTTATCGCTGCTCCACTCCAGCTGTTGGCCTGCCTCCAGGGTACCGCCGTAGGTAAACTGTACGCTGCCGACTCCCTGGCGTGCTTGGTCGGCTATTGCGGGAGCGGCAAGCGGGACACACTGGCCATGCACCCGGGCGATACTTCCTCTGGGGGAACCGTTGTAGGACGTAAAATCGCCGCCTATCAGCACCTTACCATCTGACTGTATCACGATGGCGCTAGCCAAACCGTT
This region includes:
- the argS gene encoding arginine--tRNA ligase — encoded protein: MDIIQHLQQQASQLISQLYQHTLAPEEILVQPTRKDQAGDYTVVLFPLTKLQLAPLPTLGQQLGDGLSLLPEVARYELVKGFLNLTISDAYWLRLLLHLQQAGTQWLNLPPKAEKAVVEYSSPNTNKPLHLGHLRNNFLGAALVNLLRAAGYPTRAVSLYNDKGIHICKSMLAWQCYGQGETPQSSGLKGDHLVGKYYVRFDQEYRKEVAALVAQGMEEEQAKNEAPLMQDARQLYRDWEAGKPEVIALWQQMNNWVYQGFEQTYARIGVQFDQYYHESDTYLLGKQIVMEGLEKGIFYRQADGSVWVDLTDIGLDQKLLLRSDGTSLYMTQDLGSADLRYHDHHMHRSIYVIGNEQDYHMTVLKEILKRLGRPYAEGIHHLSYGMVDLPSGKMKSREGTVVDADELIDEMIETARTATEELGKTEGMETAELDKLYSMLALGALKYYLLKVDPGKRMLFNPQESIDFKGHTGTFIQYTHARIHGILRRALADRPGLLAEATQYEGLSLHPLERELLHRLQAWPRLLAEAAATCNPALVAQYAYDLSRDYSRFHYEVPVLRAEGATLALRVQLNAQVAAHLAHALALLGIPAPTRM
- a CDS encoding T9SS type A sorting domain-containing protein, producing MLIGGDFVPEYNKPYFRIARLNADGSRDVTFNPGTGADGSVNAIVVQSDGKVLIGGQFISYNGVSRNGIARFHADGSLDASFNPGTGTTNGPYGGSVKTIALQPDGKVLIGGGFSSYNGTARNRIARLNADGSLDAGFNPGTGANSSINTLVLQSDGKVLIGGDFTTYNGTARNYIARLNADGSLDVGFNPGTGLNGLASAIVIQSDGKVLIGGDFTSYNGSPRGSIARVHGQCVPLAAPAIADQARQGVGSVQFTYGGTLEAGQQLEWSSDNTSFGNPGTTSPAYTLQAGETATFYARIMSNNGCMSAVASVKATAYAINSSVQVVQTAGSNSLSAPAGVNTATIQWLDANLQPIVGATSATFTPDASGTYYLSYVDANGDYQVSNAISFVASTTARTASLAAAGIQLYPNPTQGQLTVALATPGSYSLQLTDPQGRVVYTTTLSSSAGGTTTSLQLPSLAPGLYSVQVAGASGTYSGKLSVQ